The DNA segment GGTCGCCGGTCAGCGCCGCCACGTACAACTCGGCTTGCTCGTCGCCGTCGTCTTGCGCCGCGGCGGGGATGGTCGATACTCCCAGCCCCGCACCGACGGCCGTCGCCGCTCCGATCGCCAGCGCGCCCCGCCGGTGTACCTCCATCGATCCGTCTCGCTTCGATACGGCCGTCTCCGCTGATGTGTCGTCGTGCATGTGTTCACCGCCCCACTGATCGGATCACGGGCCCTTCAAAGAGGACTACGGACCGTTTCACGATACACGAGCCATTGCCGACGGGTCGCCGCTCGATCCGCCGTCGTACGATCGCTATCGACGATCGACTATGACTCGTTACCGGGTGACAATACCGCACTACCAGCGGCCGTTCGCTCCCTTTCCCGGTCGCGTTCCTGGTCGCACCGGTCTTTCCTCAGCTTGCAGCTGTTCTCACGTCCGTTCGGACCGGACCAGCTGTTCTCGTCTGCAGCCGTGTGGAACCGCCCGTCGCCCTGGGCTCTCGGGGGTTTCCGACTCGGCCTCGTACGAACAGCGATCCCCGCAGTCGCCGCTACAAACGCAACCGTTCCCGAACCCGAGTCCCGGTCGACCGCACCCGTCGCAGCAGCCGACTTGCGTGAAGACGCCCACGGCGCCGAGGAGACCGATCCTGCGGACCAGGAGTCCGGACGTGGGTTCGAAGACCGTGATCGCGATCGTCTCTCGACCCACGACTCCCAGGCTGATTCCGGCGAGCCCGCCGGCGAGGACGTTCACCAGGACGGTGATGCCCATGCTGTCGCGGATCAACGCGACGAGTCGCGATGGTCCCCCTCGGTCCCCTGCCGTCGCTGTCATACGTCCGATTCGCCGGTCCCGTGCTATCTCTTGGTGCCCATCTCGGGCGCTCGCGGTCGCGGTAGCCGTCTCGTCGGCTTCGAGACTCGTCTCGACTCGTCGGTTGCGACACCCGTTTCGGCGGGCGGACCGTCGCCGCTCGTCGTGGTGTTCGGTCGCCGACGCGGTTATCGTGGTGCCCGCCCTGGAAGGTGTGCGAGTGCGGCGACATCGTCCCGTCCTCGCCCTCCACAGATGCACGACACCGATCCCACAGGGACCACTGGACCCAGCACGGCACCCGACGCCACGAAGCCACCCGCCGACCCGACAGAGACCTTCGAGACCCGGCTCGCCGAAGTGATCTTCTCCGCGTACGGCCGGGGCGCGGCCGTCGAGACCACACTCGAGATCGACGGGCCGACGTCCGACGCGCCGGACTGGCTCGTGACGATCGAGAAACGTCCGCCCGCCGAGCGGACGTACAACCCGACGTTGCTCGACGACGATGTCTGACGCCCGTCCGCATTTTTCGTACGAACCCGTCGATCACCGTTCTACCGCGTTGTAGACGCCGAAAACCGTGACTGACCGGAAACGTTGATTGTTTGTTTTACTGTCTATTTATCGGATACAAACCCTTATGGTACTCCGTACCACACGTGGTGGTACCCCCTACGTTGCTGACGTCGGTACGCGAGACGGGTCGACGGCGCGTCGGGTCGGTACGGCACCACCATCAATTATGATCCCTCAAACGAGCGACCCCAACAGGCTGGACGACGAGAACCAAGAGATCCCCCCGGAGCGGCTATTTCGAGCGTTCGCGAACGACCGGCGGCAGCGAGTCGTGGCCTACCTGGCAGGGAAGACCGCGGCGATACCGATCGGCGACCTCGCGGAGTACGTGGCAATCACCGAGGGACAGCCCACGCAAGAGCGGTACGAGCGTGTGCTCACCGCACTGGCGCACAACCACCTCCCGCACCTGCAAGACGCGGGCCTCGTCCGGTACGACGCACTCGCGGAGACGGTCGAATGTACCGCCTCGCGAAGCGTGATCGATCCGTACCTCGACCTCGCCGGCCACGCGGTCGAGTAGCCACGAACGAACAGATCCTGGCGGTCTCGATCCATTCCGGGGCCGCGGTCCTCGCGCGTCGAAAGACGGGACAGGACCGCCCGAGCAGTCCGGAACCACCTGACCAGTCCCGAAGCGCCCGGGCAGTCCCGAATCGGGTGAACGGTCCCGAAGCGCCTGAACCCTTACGGGGTCCGGGGACGAATCGATCGCATGGACGTCGGAATCGTGGGCGGCGGGATCGTCGGCCTCTCCGCGGCGCACGCCCTCGCCGAACGCGGCGCGACAGTGGCCCTCTACGAACGTGGTGCGCTGGGGACCGGGAGCACCGCCCGGTCGGCGGGCGGGATCCGCTCGCAGTTCTCGACGCCGGTCAACGTCTCGCTCTCGCGGGCCAGCAAACGCGTCTGGAACGACTTCGAGGGGCGCTTCGGCGTGGACATCGAGTATCGAAAGTGCGGCTACCTGTTTCTCGCGCGGTCCGACGCGACCGCCGAGCGGCTCCACGAGACCGTCGGGATGCAGCGGGAACTGGGGGCGACCAGCGAGTACGTCGACCCGATCGAGGCGACCGAGTACTGCCCTGGGCTCGATCCGGAGCCGTTCGTCGGCGCGACGTACGGCCCTGACGACGGGTTCGCGGATCCGAACCTCGCGGTCCAGGGCTACGCGACGGCGGCCCGCGAGGCCGGCGTCGAGATCCGGACGGGGACGACCGTCACCGACCTTCGTCGCGACGGTGACCGCGTAGTCGGGCTCGAGGTCGACGGGACGGAGCGGTGCAACGCGGACTACGTCGTCAACGCCGCGGGCGCATGGGCCGGTCGCATCGCCCAACTGGCCGGGATCGACCTCCCGATCGCGCCGCGTCGGCGCCAGATCGCGATCGTGGAGCCGGAAACGCCAGTTCCGGAGACCGTCCCGCTGACGATCGATCTGGAGACGGGGTCGTACTTCCGACCCGAGCGCGCGGGGATCGCCCTCGTCGGCGGGCACTTCGGCGACGCCGATCCGGACGTCGATCCCGACCGGTTCGACGACGGGATGGACGTCGCGTGGGCGGCCACCGCCGTCGAACACGCGGCCGACTACACCGGGTACTTCGGGCCGGAGACGCGGATCCGCCGGGGTTGGTCGGGGCTGTACGCCGTCACGCCGGACCACCATCCCATCGTCGACGAGACGCTCCCGGGGCTCGTGACCGCTGCGGGCTTTTCGGGTCACGGCTTTCAACACGCACCGGCTACGGGCCGACTCGTGGCCGAACTCGTCCTCGACGGCGATGCGTCACTCGTCGACGTCTCGGCCCTCGACGGCGACCGGTTCGATCGCGGCGAGACCGCGACGGAGCGCCACGTCGCCTGACCGTACGGGTCGGACTCGGTTTCCGTCGCCCCGTACTTCTATATCCCAGGCCCGACAGTCTCCGGTATGGTGTCGCGTATTCTCGTGCCGTTCGACGCGAGCGCGCCGTCCGAGGCCGCGCTGCGGTTCGCGTTCGAGCAGTTCCCGGACGCGTCGGTCGCGGTCCTCCACGTCGTCGAACCGTTCGCGGATCACACGGACGCTGGCAGCGAACACGACCGCCACCGGTGGCGAGAGCGAGCGACCGGGATGGCCGAGGAGCACTTCGACGAGGCGCGGGCGATCGCCACCGAGTACGACGCCTCGATCGAGACGGACTGGCGGTACGGCCGGCCGGGCCACGAGGTCGTCGCTCACGCCGCGACCGGTGACTACGATCACGTCGTGATGGGCAGCCACGGCCGTAGCGGCATCGAGCGTCTCATGCTCGGCAGCGTCGCCGAGACGACGATCCGGCGCGCGGGCGTCCCGGTGACGGTCATCCCGGAGACGTGACCGGCCGACCCGGGTCGCGACCCGCCACGGTCGGACTGCGTCACCTATTCACAATCGTCCCGATACGGACCTGCGCTGGCGACCCGGGGCTATTAGTGCCGACGGCCTGCATCGGGACGGTATGAGTAACTCGGCAACCTTCGAAGTGTTTCGCGACCGTGCGGACGAGTGGCGCTGGCGACTCGTCGCGAGGAACGGCCGAATCATCGCCGATAGCGGCGAGGGATACACCTCGAAACAAGGAGCCGAGCGCGGCATCGAGAGCGTGAAACGGAGTGCGGCCGACGCGACCGTCGAGTACCTCCCCGAGGACTGATTGCCCCGCATCTCCCCCTGTATCGGCCGGAATTGACTCTGTGAGTGCCTCTACGGTGACTTCTCCCGATTGGCCGGCAACTGGGGCGTTCGTGCGTCCTGCCCGTTCTCGACGCTGTCTGTGGCGATCGAGCGAATATCTTGTGGATTATATATTGGGGGCGTCCAGTCACCACTGATCAATGTCACGCCGGTTGCGCCACCCGCTCGTCGCGGTCGCCGTTACGGTTCTGTTGACCGTTCCCTGGCTCGGTACGTTCTTCTCGTACGGCGGCTACGGCACCGTTCATCCCGGTGCTAACATCGGTGCGGGGATCGCCGTCCTCGTCGCTGGTGCGTCGATTCTGGGCGCGTCGTTCCTGCTGGCGTGGGCCGCGGAAACGGCCGAGAAGGACGTCCCACGGGCGTTTGCCATCGCCGTCCTGGCCGTGCTGGCGGTCGCCCCGGAGTACGCGGTCGACGCGCTCTACGCCTGGCAGGCCGGCGCCGGCGATCCTGAGGCGGCCAACCTCGCCGTCGCGAACATGACCGGCGCGAACCGGATCCTCATCGGTCTCGGCTGGTCCGGGATCGCCCTCTACAGCATTTATCGTGCTCGTGGTGGCTCGGACCCGGCGGTCGACCACCGGAACGGTTTTCTCACCGACGTCGTCACGCTGGACCGGGACCTCTCCCTCGAGATCGTCTTCTTGCTCGCGGCGACGGCGGTCGCCTTCTTCGTCCCCCTCGCCGGTGGCATCGGCATCGTGGACACGGTCGTCCTCGTCGGCCTCTACGTGACCTATCTCGTCGTGATCGTCCGCGGCGACGTCGAGGAACCGGAGGAGCACGGCGGCGTTCCCGCGTATTTCCAGCAGTACCCGAAACTCGGCCGCGCTGCGGTCGTCCTCGGGGGCTTTGCCTTCTCCGGGGCGATCATCTTCACCGCGGTCCACCCGTTTGCGGAAGGGTTGGAGCAGGTCGGGATTCAGAACGGCATCCCGGAATTCTTCATGATTCAGTGGTTGGCGCCGCTGGCATCCGAGAGCCCGGAACTCATCGTCGTCGCCTATCTGGTGAACAAGGCGCGGACGACCGCGGGCTTTAACGCGCTCATCTCGTCGAAGTTGAATCAGTGGACGCTCCTCATCGGGACGCTCGCCATCGTCTACTCCATCTCCGCGGGCGCGGTCGAGGCGCTCCCGTTCGACTCGAAACAGGCCGCCGAGATCTGGATCACGGCCGCCCAGAGCTTCTTCGCCATCGCGATCCTGACCAACTTCGAGATCAGTACTCGCGAGGCGGTCGGCCTGCTCGGCCTGTTCCTCTCGCAGGTGCTCGTCGAGTTCTTCATTATCCAGACGTACGCCGAATCGACAGCCAACGAGCTCAGTATGCTCGTCCTCTACGCCTACACGGCCGTCTACG comes from the Halovivax cerinus genome and includes:
- a CDS encoding DUF7344 domain-containing protein, which encodes MIPQTSDPNRLDDENQEIPPERLFRAFANDRRQRVVAYLAGKTAAIPIGDLAEYVAITEGQPTQERYERVLTALAHNHLPHLQDAGLVRYDALAETVECTASRSVIDPYLDLAGHAVE
- a CDS encoding NAD(P)/FAD-dependent oxidoreductase; this encodes MDVGIVGGGIVGLSAAHALAERGATVALYERGALGTGSTARSAGGIRSQFSTPVNVSLSRASKRVWNDFEGRFGVDIEYRKCGYLFLARSDATAERLHETVGMQRELGATSEYVDPIEATEYCPGLDPEPFVGATYGPDDGFADPNLAVQGYATAAREAGVEIRTGTTVTDLRRDGDRVVGLEVDGTERCNADYVVNAAGAWAGRIAQLAGIDLPIAPRRRQIAIVEPETPVPETVPLTIDLETGSYFRPERAGIALVGGHFGDADPDVDPDRFDDGMDVAWAATAVEHAADYTGYFGPETRIRRGWSGLYAVTPDHHPIVDETLPGLVTAAGFSGHGFQHAPATGRLVAELVLDGDASLVDVSALDGDRFDRGETATERHVA
- a CDS encoding universal stress protein, encoding MVSRILVPFDASAPSEAALRFAFEQFPDASVAVLHVVEPFADHTDAGSEHDRHRWRERATGMAEEHFDEARAIATEYDASIETDWRYGRPGHEVVAHAATGDYDHVVMGSHGRSGIERLMLGSVAETTIRRAGVPVTVIPET
- a CDS encoding HVO_2922 family protein, whose translation is MSNSATFEVFRDRADEWRWRLVARNGRIIADSGEGYTSKQGAERGIESVKRSAADATVEYLPED
- a CDS encoding sodium:calcium antiporter; this translates as MSRRLRHPLVAVAVTVLLTVPWLGTFFSYGGYGTVHPGANIGAGIAVLVAGASILGASFLLAWAAETAEKDVPRAFAIAVLAVLAVAPEYAVDALYAWQAGAGDPEAANLAVANMTGANRILIGLGWSGIALYSIYRARGGSDPAVDHRNGFLTDVVTLDRDLSLEIVFLLAATAVAFFVPLAGGIGIVDTVVLVGLYVTYLVVIVRGDVEEPEEHGGVPAYFQQYPKLGRAAVVLGGFAFSGAIIFTAVHPFAEGLEQVGIQNGIPEFFMIQWLAPLASESPELIVVAYLVNKARTTAGFNALISSKLNQWTLLIGTLAIVYSISAGAVEALPFDSKQAAEIWITAAQSFFAIAILTNFEISTREAVGLLGLFLSQVLVEFFIIQTYAESTANELSMLVLYAYTAVYVVLGIALFVARRESVGALFARSARTVRDAM